The Candidatus Omnitrophota bacterium sequence GGGCGGATCGTGGGGGAACACCTGGTCCGCCGGGCCAAGCGGGCCTTACGTGGGCTGGAAAGGTCATGCGATATGTGGGAAAGACGCATCGCGGTAATAGCCACGTCCAGATTCATAGGGGCGGGCAAGCTGGATGAAGCCCTGGACGTTATTGATATGGTGATCGAGGACGAAGAGGACCTTCTGCACAAAGCATGCGGGTGGATGCTGCGGGAGATCTGGAAAAAAGACAGTGGAAAAGCCGAAGAGTACATAGCGAACAACCGAGAACGCATGGCCAGGACCACACTTCGTTACGCCATTGAGAAGGTCCCGGAGAAAAAAAGAAAAAAGGTACTGCTAGTGGGGAAAAATAAAGCGATACGCTACAGACGGGAGAACGATGCTTAAAGGGTTCATGGACAAAATAGAAGCGCTGGGCATATATGAGAAAAGATGTGTCTCGGACGACAGGATAGAGCTCGTGTTTTTCGACAAAGACATCGCGGCATGGAATAACGTCCTTATCTCAGAGCTGGGAGGACCAGTAAAAAAGGCAGGGGAAAAACCGTCAAGGGAGGACCTTGAGATAACAGAGATATATGGAGGATTGTATCAGGACCAGACCCTTTTCCGCAAAGAAACGGATGGAGGGGTCATAATCGGGATGTTCTGGCCATGGCAGAGCGCTCCGTATATCACGCTTAAACTTATCTTCATCAAAAATATGCCGCAATAAAAGGTCCTTTTCAACAAGTGTGTTTTTTTCCCACGCGGCGGTTACGCAGGAAAATACAAATATCGAGGGACACCATTAAAGCGTTAGCCGCGTACAATATTATAACGGCATTCATATCATAAAATACCTTGTGGAGCAGGCCGGCGACATACCCGACCAACACGATAACGAGGAAAACCAGACTTTTGCCTTCCGTGGACATAGACCGGTAGGACTTGGCGATCGAGAAGGGCCACGCGGCCCCGAAACAAACAAGCATTAATATCTCGAAAAAACTCATGCATATCCTTCCCGTGGAAATACACGGGAAAGGATACTATATCGGTCGGCCAAAATCAACAATAGCCGGCAAAACTTGCCAAAAGGCAGAATAAAAGGTAAGTTACTGACATGCAGCTGCTAAGAAAAATACTTTTTTATTTGTTCACGGCCGCATATGTAATAATATGCCCCCTGGTCATCTTTTACTCAATGGGGTATATATATAAACCCGGCGACAAAAATGTGATAAAGACAGGGCTAATCTATCTTGCCACGGCTCCAGAGGGGGCGACGGTATACCTGAACGGAGAAAAGCAGGAAAAGACCACCCCGGTAATGCTCCTTGAGCTGACATCCGGGAGCTACAATGTCAAAGCGATAGCCGAGAACTACAGGCCATGGGACCAGACTGTTCCTGTCGAGAAAGAAAAAGCCACCGTGCTGGACAAGGTCCTCCTTATACCTTCGGAGTGGGCGCCCGAGGCGATCATGAACGAAACGTTCAGCAAATTCCTCCCGGTTCCCGGGACCGATATTTTTCTCATGGCAAAAGACGCGGGCGCGGCTAAATGGATAACATATAACTACGTGGAAGATAAAATAACGCCCCTGTTCGAGGACGGGTCTCCTTTTCGGGACTACACGGTTTCCGACGTTAAGTGCGTGAAGGGCGATACTTCCGTGCTTTTGGCACTTTTGCTTGGCGCGGAAAAAAAATATGTATGGCTAGAGCTGAACCCTTCCGGGAACAAGGCTACGGACGTAACGGAGCTGTTCCTTTCCGGGATAGACACTGTGAGCTGGTTCAGAGGGAGCCAGAACGTCTTTTCGCTTAACGGGGGGAATCTTGAACGTATAGATGTAAAAGAGGGGGCGATATATCCGGAATATATCAATAAGGTCAAAGGGTACGGACTGGAGGCAGGGCGGATATACACGCTTACGGAGGATAACCTGGTGAAAAGTGATTCGATGGACCTGACGAGCGAAGAAGATATACTGGAAGATCCTTCCCTGGGAGGGAAGATCTTTCGGGATATCCAGTATGATATTCGCGTGATCTCGGATGACTTTATGATCTTTCTGGGAGAGGATGGAGATCTTATAGCCAGCAAGCTCCCCTACAGGTTCACCGACGAAAAGATCAAAGACGTGAAGCCGGCCGCGTACAGCAAAAGATTGCTTGTCTGGTCAAAAAGTAAAGTAGGGCTTCTGGACTTCAGTACGGAACTTACCGGGTATGTGGGG is a genomic window containing:
- a CDS encoding DNA alkylation repair protein, producing GRIVGEHLVRRAKRALRGLERSCDMWERRIAVIATSRFIGAGKLDEALDVIDMVIEDEEDLLHKACGWMLREIWKKDSGKAEEYIANNRERMARTTLRYAIEKVPEKKRKKVLLVGKNKAIRYRRENDA
- a CDS encoding PEGA domain-containing protein, coding for MGYIYKPGDKNVIKTGLIYLATAPEGATVYLNGEKQEKTTPVMLLELTSGSYNVKAIAENYRPWDQTVPVEKEKATVLDKVLLIPSEWAPEAIMNETFSKFLPVPGTDIFLMAKDAGAAKWITYNYVEDKITPLFEDGSPFRDYTVSDVKCVKGDTSVLLALLLGAEKKYVWLELNPSGNKATDVTELFLSGIDTVSWFRGSQNVFSLNGGNLERIDVKEGAIYPEYINKVKGYGLEAGRIYTLTEDNLVKSDSMDLTSEEDILEDPSLGGKIFRDIQYDIRVISDDFMIFLGEDGDLIASKLPYRFTDEKIKDVKPAAYSKRLLVWSKSKVGLLDFSTELTGYVGFEKPPLLVWLYENGQDIDEAFWVFSEAYVLVKDAGKISLVEIETYGEFPVAELFTVDAANPANYSEKTGSIYYIDGQDNVPRSIKLIPDRPITPVPGTEGKKNKDSNGE